CAGAGGTTGCTTGGAATTACGGTGTGTCTTTTCTACAAGGATTTAATTTGTTTAAAAGAAAAGCAGATATTACTTTAGATTATTATAAAACAGATTTTGAAAATCAAGTAGTGGTAGATTTTGAAAACCCACAAGAAGTTAGTTTTTATAATCTCGATGGAAAAAGTTATGCGAATAGTTTGCAATTAGAGTTTAATTATAATGTTTTTCAGTATTTCGATTTGCGTATGGCCTATAAATATTACGATGTGCAAACCCAATATAATTCTGATAAATTAGAAAAGCCATTAGTTCCAAAACATCGCTTGTTTGCCAATGCGTCTTATGAAATATATGAGAAAGAAGGTGCCGGGCAATGGAAGTTTGATGTGACTTATAATTGGTTGGGAGAACAGCGTTTTTCATCAACAGCATCCAATCCTTTACAGTATCAATTAGCGGCTTATACGCCAACACTGGCTACCTTAAATGCTCAAGTAACTAAAGTGTTTTCGCCTAAGTTTGAAGTGTATTTAGGAGGTGAAAATATCACCAATGTGAGGCAAAATAACCCTGTTTTAGGAGCCGATAATCCTTTTGGTTCAAATTTTGATACCACATTTGTATATGGTCCTGTTTTTGGAAGCAATTATTATGCAGGATTGCGATTTAAAATAAAATAAGTAAACCGTCATTATTGAAATGACATTAAAAATCAAATAAAAATAATCAGATGAAAAAAATATTAGTACTAGCAGTTATGCTAATTGGAACAACAACATTCGCACAAAACAAAAACGCAAAAACCACTATGGAAGTAGATGGTGTTTGTTTAATGTGTAAATCTAGAATTGAAAAAGCGTGTTTAAAAACAAAAGGAGTTAAGTCTGCTGTTTGGAATGTAAAAACTCATGAATTAAAGTTAATTTATGACGACCGAAAAACAAGTATTGAAACCATTCAAAATAGTGTAACTAATGCAGGACATGATACAAAAGAATTAAAAGCGACAGAAGAGGCGTATGCAAAAGTACATCCATGTTGTAGATATCGAGATGTTGCTGTTCTAGAAGACCATAAGGTTGATGAAGAACACGATCATAAAGATTAAAAAGAAAATGCCCAAATGATTTTAGTTTGGGCATTTTCTTTTTAATAATATATTTCTAAATTGATGTCAGTGTTTTAATATGGTAGTGTCATGTTTTTTTAAAAATATTTTATTGAAATGCTGTATATTAGTGACTTATACAATATGTTAACTTCTAATAACCATCAATGAAAACTATTTTAACAATTATTTTATGTTTTTTTACTTTAACAATTTTAGCTCAATTAGAACCTGTAAAAGCTGGAGTGTATAAATGGACAGATCATCCAGTAAAAGCCAGTAAAGATAGGGAGTCTAGGAAAATATTAGAAGGTGTGTCTCCTCATTTTGAATATTTAGAAATCCATGCTACTACTCAATTTCCTGGAGCTAAACCAGGTACTGCTCATGCTAATGATGATATAGAAGAATGTATTATTGTAAAAGAGGGGTTAATGAAAGTCACTCTTGAAGGCGAAAGTACGGTTTTAGGTATAGGAGGTGTTTTTTTATTAATGCCAAAACAAATGCATTCACTTGAAAATATTGGAGATACCAATCTTACTTATTATGTAATGCGATATAAATCTAAAAAGAAAATGAATATTGAAAGGGGAGAAATTGCGGGTGGTTCCCTTTTGCTAAACCCACAACATTTAGTTTCTAAACCAAGTTCTCGTGGCGCAGGACGCGCTTATTTTGACCGTCCAACAGCTATGTGCGAACGATTCGAAATGCATGTTACTCGATTAGATTCGAAAGGGCTCAGTCATCAACCTCATAAGCATATTGAAACAGAAATTATTTTAGTGTTATCAGGAGAAACAGCTATGATGATTGAAGGAGAAAATTATAAAGGAATAGCAGGTGACTTTTATTTTATGCCATCTCAGTTATTTCATGGGGTAAGTAATGCATCAGATAAACCATGCTCTTATTTTGCTTTTAAGTGGAATTGATGGGTTTTCATAATATCTTAAAACCCTTTATTAATTTTATCCAACTAAATTTTTATACTATGTTTTCTAATTTCACGAAATCAATTATTCCCTTTTTGTTGTTATGTTTTTGTATTATGTCTTCATGTAAACAATCAAAAAAGAAGGATAATATTCAGAAATCTAATTTTGTCTCCTTGGTAAAAAATGATTCGTTAAATACACTTGATGTTTTTATTGATAGAAAATATTTTACATCCTATATGTATGCCGATAGTATTTTAAGAAAACCAGTACTATTTCCAATTTTTACAGCTAGCGAAAAACGGATTACGCGAGGATTTCCTATAAATCCAAATCCTGGTGAGCGTATGGATCATCCTCATCATTACGGACTTTGGTTTAATCATGGAGTTGTTAATGATATAGATTTTTGGAATAGTGCCGTTATTCCAAAGGATCCAGAAATGCGTTACGGAAGAATAAATCATGTTAAATTTTTAAAAGTAGAATCTGGAGAAGTGGGTACTTTGAAAATTGAAAAAGAATGGCGTAGTGATATTGAAGAACTTTTAATTAAAGAACAAACACGCTATGTTTTTAGTGGCGATGAAAATAAAAGAATAATTACGCTAACAACAATGCTTACAGCACCAGAAGTTGATGTATTATTTACAGATTCTAAAGAAGGTATGTTTGCTATGAGAATGAGAAGAGAATTAGAAATAGCTTCTGATGAGCCAGCTATTCTTTTTGAAAATAATCAGGTTACTTCTAAAAGCGATGTTCTTAAAAACGAAGGCGTTTCAGGCCACTATCGCAATAGCAATGGGATAGAAGGTTATCCTGAGGTATGGGGAAAAAGAGCTAAATGGATGCAGCTTGCTGGTTTAGTAGATGGAGATAGTATTTCGGTTTGTATTTTTGATTCTCCCAAAAACCTTAATCACCCTCCACATTGGATGACACGAGATTACGGGTTGTATGGGGTTAATCCTTTTGGTAGTAACGTATATACTAACGGGGAAGAACAGTTTAATTACACACTTAAAAAAGGGGAGTCTACAACTTTTAAATATCAGGTTGTTATTGTTGATGGTGTATATCCAAAACCTGAAAAAATTGAGACACTCTATAGTAATTTTATTGCTGAGGGCATTTAAATTTACATGAAGTAGTTAAGCATGACTTTAAATAAATAAAAACGCCTCAAAATTAATTTTGAGGCGTTTTTTAGTTTATATGTATAGTTATACTATTACATCATTCCTGGCATACCGCCACCTCCCATTGGAGGCATTGAAGCAGATTCTTCTTTAATATCTACTAAAGCACATTCGGTAGTAAGAATCATTCCCGCAACAGATGCTGCATTTTCTAAAGCCACACGTGTTACTTTTTTAGGATCTATAATACCAGCTTTAAGCATATCTACATACGTATCAGATTTGGCATCAAAACCAAAATCTTTTTTACCTTCAAGAATTTTGTTTATAACAACAGAACCTTCACCACCAGCATTTTCTACGATGGTACGTAAAGGTGATTCAATAGCACGTGCTACAATTTGAACCCCTGTTGTTTCGTCTAAATTATCGGTAGTAAGTTTCTCTAAAACCGACTTTGCTCTAACTAAAGCAACACCACCACCAGCAACAATACCTTCTTCTACTGCAGCTCTTGTGGCATGTAAAGCATCATCAACACGATCTTTTTTCTCTTTCATTTCAACTTCACTAGCAGCACCTACATAAAGAACAGCAACACCACCAGCTAATTTAGCTAAACGCTCTTGAAGTTTTTCTTTATCGTAATCGCTAGTTGTTGTTTCTATTTGTGCTTTAATTTGATTGACACGCGCTTTAATATCTTTAGCATCGCCAGCACCATTTACTATAGTTGTATTGTCTTTATCAACAGTAACTGTTTCTGCAGTACCTAGCATGCTTAAATCGGCATTTTCTAAAGTAAATCCTCTTTCTTCAGAAATAACAGTACCACCAGTTAAGATAGCAATATCTTCTAACATGGCTTTACGTCTGTCTCCAAAACCAGGTGCTTTTACAGCAGCAATTTTAAGTCCACCACGTAATTTGTTTACTACCAATGTAGCTAAAGCTTGTCCATCTACATCTTCAGCTATAATTAATAACGGACGACCAGATTGTGCCACTGGTTCTAATATTGGAAGAATTTCTTGTAAGTTAGAAATCTTTTTTATCAAATAATAAAATGTATGGATTTTCTAAATCGGCAATCATTTTATCAGCATCTGTTACAAAGTAAGGTGATAAATAGCCTCTGTCAAACTGCATGCCTTCAACAACATCAACATAAGTTTCCATTCCTTTAGCTTCTTCAACAGTAATAACACCTTCTTTACCAACTTTATCAAAAGCAGTTGCAATTAATTCGCCAATGGTATCATCATTATTAGCAGAAATAGCAGCCACTTGTTTAATCATTTCTGAAGAGTTACCTACTTTTTTAGCTTGTTTTTCAAGATCGGCAACAATAGCTTCAACAGCTTTGTCGATACCACGTTTTAAGTCCATTGGGTTTGCACCAGCGGCAACGTTTTTTAAACCTTCTTTTACAATAGCTTGTGCTAAAACGGTAGCAGTTGTTGTTCCATCACCCGCTAAATCGTTGGTTTTAGAAGCGACTTCTTTTACCATCTGAGCGCCCATATTTTCTAGAGCGTCGTCAAGTTCAATTTCTTTAGCTACAGATACACCATCTTTTGTTACTTGAGGAGCTCCAAAGCTTTTGCCAATAATTACATTACGTCCTTTTGGTCCTAATGTTACTTTTAC
The nucleotide sequence above comes from Flavobacteriaceae bacterium HL-DH10. Encoded proteins:
- a CDS encoding cupin domain-containing protein — translated: MKTILTIILCFFTLTILAQLEPVKAGVYKWTDHPVKASKDRESRKILEGVSPHFEYLEIHATTQFPGAKPGTAHANDDIEECIIVKEGLMKVTLEGESTVLGIGGVFLLMPKQMHSLENIGDTNLTYYVMRYKSKKKMNIERGEIAGGSLLLNPQHLVSKPSSRGAGRAYFDRPTAMCERFEMHVTRLDSKGLSHQPHKHIETEIILVLSGETAMMIEGENYKGIAGDFYFMPSQLFHGVSNASDKPCSYFAFKWN
- a CDS encoding PmoA family protein, yielding MSSCKQSKKKDNIQKSNFVSLVKNDSLNTLDVFIDRKYFTSYMYADSILRKPVLFPIFTASEKRITRGFPINPNPGERMDHPHHYGLWFNHGVVNDIDFWNSAVIPKDPEMRYGRINHVKFLKVESGEVGTLKIEKEWRSDIEELLIKEQTRYVFSGDENKRIITLTTMLTAPEVDVLFTDSKEGMFAMRMRRELEIASDEPAILFENNQVTSKSDVLKNEGVSGHYRNSNGIEGYPEVWGKRAKWMQLAGLVDGDSISVCIFDSPKNLNHPPHWMTRDYGLYGVNPFGSNVYTNGEEQFNYTLKKGESTTFKYQVVIVDGVYPKPEKIETLYSNFIAEGI
- a CDS encoding heavy-metal-associated domain-containing protein is translated as MKKILVLAVMLIGTTTFAQNKNAKTTMEVDGVCLMCKSRIEKACLKTKGVKSAVWNVKTHELKLIYDDRKTSIETIQNSVTNAGHDTKELKATEEAYAKVHPCCRYRDVAVLEDHKVDEEHDHKD